The genome window CCTGAAAGTAATGTTCATCACTTGTGTCCCTATTCCTCTGGATAGAGCTCAGTTACATAGTCATGCACACAATAAGAAGAGGCTGAATATGCATGCTAAGtgtgaaaaagaaaggagagtgtTTGTGCATAATACATAGCTAGTCTCTGCCATACAGGATATCTCCAATGTGAGTTCTCAGATgtctgctgaggtgtgacttctgACAGAATAGGCTTCCACACTTGTTAGTCAGCCTTCCACATTCACAAAATTTACATCCAAGAATTCAACCAACTGCTGATTTAAAATGTgtgaaaacagataaaaaaatactataataaaaattatacaaataacaCACCCTAAGAACTACTCAtactttttgcattttattcaGTATTATAAGTAAACTAGACATGTTAATTAAACAGCACAATGTTACAAAAATACTATGCCACATTATATAAGACTTAAGCATTCACAGCCTTTGGCATGACGGAGAAGTCCTGGAACCCATCCCCTGTGGTAACCAAAAAGCAGCTGTACATTTATAGGCCATcacttttgtttgtcttctctgaTGCTTACTCAGGTGTGATTTGTAGGGAAAAGTATTTTCACATACATTAAATCCATTGGTCTTTTCCTATGTGAATTTTCTCATGTCTACTGACATGTGACTTGCGGTATAAGATTTTCTACATGTGTTACATTCATATGACTTCTCACctatgtgaattctctgatgtgtaCTGAGGTTTGACTTACAGTGAAAGGTATTTCCACACTCACATTCATTTCTTATCTGTGAATTTTCTTATGTCTATTGAGATGTGATTTATAGTAGAaaaattttctacatttcttacattcatatggtttctcacctgtgtgagttctctgatgtacacTGAGATTTGACTTACagggaaaggtttttccacactcattacattcatagcgACTTTCTTcagtgtgaattctcttatgTCTATTGAGATGTGATTTGTAGAAAAAAGATTTACTACATTCCTTACAgtcatagggcttctcccctgtatgGATTCTCCGATGTGTACTGAGGATTGACTTATGGtgaaaggcttttccacactcattacattcatagggcttctcccctgtatgaattctctgatgtatacTAAGGACTGACTTCAggggaaaggtttttccacactcattacattcataaggCTTCTCCTTTGTGTGAATTACCTGATGCATGCTAAGGTTTGACTTCTggtaaaaggtttttccacactcattgcatttatagggcctttcacctgtgtgaattctcttatgTCTATTGAGATGTGATTTATAGAAGTAAGATTTtctacattccttacattcatacagtttctcacctgtgtgagttctctgatgtgcACAGAGGTTTGACTTACagggaaaggtttttccacactcattacattcatagcgACTTTCTTcagtgtgaattctcttatgTCTATTGAGATGTGATTTGTAGAAGAAAGATTTACTACAtaccttacattcatatggtttctcacctgtgtggatTCTCCGATGTGTACTGAGGATTGACTTCCGGtgaaaggcttttccacactcattacattcatagggcttctcccctgtatgGATTCTCTGATGTGTACTGAGGATTGACTTATGGTGAAAGGTTTTTCcgcattcattacattcatagggcttctcccctgtatgaattctctgatgtatacTAAGGACTGACTTCAggggaaaggtttttccacactcattacattcataaggCTTCTCCTTTGTGTGAATTACCTGATGCATGCTAAGGTTTGACTTCTggtaaaaggtttttccacactcattgcatttatagggcctttcacctgtgtgaattctctgatgcctgctgaggtgtgacttatagtaaaaggtttttccacactcactaCATTTATAGGGCCTttcccctgtgtgaattctctgatgcttgctgagGTCTGACTTCCggtaaaaggtttttccacactcattacattcatagcgactttctccagtgtgaattctcttagGTCTATTGAGGTGTGATTTgtagaaaaaagatttaccacgtTCCTTACagtcatatggtttctcacctgtgtggatTCTCTGATGTGTACTGAGGACTGACCTCCGGtgaaaggcttttccacactcattacattcatagggcttctcccctgtatgaattctctgatgtatacTAAGGATTGACTTCAGgagaaaggtttttccacactcattacattcataaggCTTCTCCTTTGTGTGAATTACCTGATGCATGCTAAGGTTTGACTTCTggtaaaaggtttttccacactcattgcatttatagggcctttcacctgtgtgaattctctgatgcctgctgaggtgtgacttatagtaaaaggtttttccacactcactaCATTTATAGGGCCTttcccctgtgtgaattctctgatgcttgctgagGTCTGACTTCCGGtgaaaggcttttccacactcattacattcatagagCTTCCCCCTtatatgaattctctgatgtatacTAAGGACTGACTTCAGGGAAAAGGCTTTTCCGCACTGATTACACTCATAGGGCTTCTCATTTGTGTGAATTACCTGATGCATACTGAGGATTGACTTCTGGTGAAAGGTTTTTCCGCACTCATTGCATTTATAGGGGCTTTCACCTGAGTGAATTCTCTTATGTCTATTGAGATGTGATTTATAGAAGTAAGATTTtctacattccttacattcatagtttctcacctgtgtgagttctctgatgtgcACAGAGGTTTGACTTACAaggaaaggtttttccacactcattacattcatagcgactttctccagtgtgaattctcttatgTCTATTGAGGTGTGATTTGTAAAAGAAAGATTTACTACAtaccttacattcatatggtttctcatctGTGTGGATTCTCCGATGTGTACTGAGGATTGACTTCCGGtgaaaggcttttccacactcattacattcatagggcttctcccctgtatgaattctctgatgtatacTAAGGAGTGACTTCAggggaaaggtttttccacactcattacattcataaggCTTCTCCTTTGTGTGAATTACCTGATGCATGCTAAGGTTTGACTTCTggtaaaaggtttttccacactcattgcatttatagggcctttcacctgtgtgaattctctgatgcctgctgaggtgtgacttatagtaaaaggtttttccacactcactaCATTTATAGGGCCTttcccctgtgtgaattctctgatgcttgctgagGTCTGACTTCCggtaaaaggtttttccacactcatcACATTCATAGGACCTCTCCCCTGCATAAATTCTCTTATGTCTATGGTGGGCTGAGTTGTGGGAAAAAGATTTCCTACATTCAGTACATTCATATGGTTTGGCACCTGTGTAAGTTCTCTGACGACTTCTGAAGAGTGAGTTCTGGTGAAAAGTTTTTCCACAGTCATTACATGTATAAAGCTTCTCCCCTGTATGTGTCCATTTGTGGACTGTAAGAGATAACTTCTTCATGAAGGATTTATCATATTCTTTACATTTGTAGGATTTTTCTGCTGTGTGTATTTGCTGATGTTTAGTGAGTTCAGACTTTTTATAGAATACTTTCCCACATACATCACATTGAAATGTTTTCCTCAATACCTGAGTTATCTCTTGGTCAAGGAGAGCTGAGTTAtaaaaggctttcccacattcattgtATTTACAGGTAGTTTCTCCCAAATGAAGCTTCTTATGTGCCAATAATATTGGCTCTGTGTTGAAGGCTTTCCCTGGTTTACTATATTCAAAAGGGTACTGCCCAACTTGAATCTTGTTATTCTGACTAAGATGCTCACAATGTGTGTGGGATTTCCCAGTTTTATTTTGGTCATCAGGTGTCTCTCCAGCATGCGTCTTATCAGGATTTCTAGGAGGAAGTGCATACTTACATACATTAAACTTCTCAATGTTAATTTCTGAAGAGTTTTCACTGTTTATAATCAGATTTGAAGTACAGTTTGAGctcaaattaaatgttttttccaACTTAACTCTCTCCTCAGTTGATGTTTTGCTGTCGGTGATTAAAACTTGCCACAAGTATTTACTGtgattttcttgacttttctcaATTTGATTATTGACTATATGGAgatctaaaatgagaaaaaaatccataccCATAAACCAACATAAGCATTGTCTATGAATGCACatgcaaagataaaaatgtttcttcctatcctaaaaattttttaaatgagtattaGTTTTATAGGTTATATTAATATGTTTTCTAATGTTTAGTcatcttttcctttgcttctttattcattttttattcgcaagaaaatatttagtaaaaatgtTCACCCACTGCTTAGTTGTAGTTTTCAAACAAGTGCTTATCATCAGCCAACTGTTTGccctgttcttttttatttgctttattcttaCAGCAACAGTGGGTGTCTTGTACTGCTTTTATTATTCCTATTGCACTCTGAAGGTGGCAAGGTTTTCTTGGATTATCTTCTTTAAGGTTCAGGAGCAAGCCAATTCTTTGTCCCTTAAATAAGGAATATGGTTTAGCTTCAGGATATTGCACCTACGTTTGTTTAGTGTTCACTCTTCTTTTGGAAAGAGCTATAAGCATATGGGgagatttcaaattttaaaaaattccccacATTAGAAGAAGACAGCTTCATAAAAATTACTCATTTAAACTCACTTCCTATGCTCCTCAGAAATCTCCAGTCTTCCACCATCGGCAACCCCTTTTGGCTCGTCTAAAAGTTTTGGTTCTGCAACACAGGCTTTCTCTACCATTGCTGCAAAATGCTATTCTACCCCCCCTAAGATTAACTGGCACCCCCCTCCCCAATTTCTGTTGCACACACTTATCCTTTATAATTCACTGCTTCTGAAAGCATTTGTTCTATACATTGGAGTTTCATGTGTCTCCTAATTTCATAGAAAATAATGTCTTTGgcacatattttatttcctttgttgttttaaaatgattttaacaaGGAGAGAAAAATGCTAGTTTCAAACTACTCCCCAAAAGAAGTCTGAGCCCTCAACATAAAACTTTTGGTTCACTTGAACCTGGAACCCAGAATCTCCAGGTTCTCCTCCCAAGTCCATGACTAACACTTTCTATGCTCCTATGCTGGGTCTGCCTTAGCTTTATAATTTCTGATATGGCAGTACACAAGGCTCACCtctagaacttttttctttttcttatctactCCCTAGGTGACTTCCTCTATAAGCATGacttttaaaatcagctttaaGCCACTGATTTACAAGTGTGTACCTCCAAGAATGATGTCCACTCTCAAATTGACATTTTATATTCATCTATATATTATATGTCAAATTTTTGAAAAGAGTTAAGTCAAACTGACAGTATGTAAAAGTTAAGCACTCAATAATCTTCCTTCTCCAAACATATTTTCTAAACCTCCCACTCTGGTTCAATATTCCTCATGATTCTAATATAACTActtaacatacatacacacacacacatttctctcTCATCAGAATGTAAACTGTATGAAAGAGGgatgttattttattaatttttgttgtaaATACAACTATACAATAAAAAGTGCTTAAAATGTCCTCAAGATGTGGTTAAAAAATAAGTGTATGAATAAATGTCTGTGCTATAGTTCAAGTACCGCCCCTCGCCCCTGAAGTTCATATTGAAGCTTCATCATCATTGTGACAGTGCTGAGTGTGAAAAATCCaactgtggtatttgaaaggtgaggcctttgtgAGGTGATTAAATAGTAAGGGCTCTGCCCCCATAAGAGGATTAATATATGGACTAATAAAAGCCCATGGATTAATGGGCTTGTGGTTTAATGGGGATTATCGGGTattagactggtggctttataagaagagaaagaaagcatgtgAACATGCTTTTGTCACTGTCACCTTGTGATATTCTGTACCAACCCTATAATCTACTGAGAGTCCCTACCCATTGGAAGGTCCTCAATAGATGCAAATCCTCTATTTTGGACTTCTGGGGCTACAGAATTGTAAggaatattttttcccttataaATTACCTCATTTCAAGTATTCAGTTTTAAGTGAAAAAACATGAATACAGTCTGGATTTAAATATTCatgagaatggagaaaaatagagcaaacaaaaatattgaGAAAGTGATCAGCAAAGAGAAATGTCTAAGAGGAGAAATGTAGGGATTAAATTatggaaagtataaaaaaaaatcagaaaaataaaaggtaggGGTACAGATGTGAGAACCCTCTTAGGAGGTTatacaattgatttgtttaagccacacagatCAGATGTTTTCAGGtctgaaaaatagcaaaaatattgGCAAAAACAGCAAAGGGCTTTGCTCTTCCCAGCCTGTGCCTCGTATGCACTGACCTTGTAGGCTCTGGTTTGGGGCATTTTCTACCATCCATGCCTCTGCTTCTTGCTCTGATTTGAAGATCACATTGGGTTTGGTAATGTAGCATCCTTTTAATAAGATATACCACAGGAGTTTGCAAAACTGCTAAGTCAGGTTTTTAGAAGAATGAGAAGAGCTCAACTTTCAAAACTGTGCAGTAAAGGAGCCAATTTTAAGCATTCATTAGGGAGGGATGACTCTCACCTTCTCAATTAAACAGAAACTTACATAGCACTGAACCTTATAAAGGGTATAAATACAGATATTTCTGTATTTACCAACAAAGAAGAAAGTGTTGCTCCTGGAACTTACTGTGGAGTTCCACTCACCCAACAATACCAGGTTGCTGTAGGTCTCTagcatcacatccctgtacaaAGTTCTCTGAGCATCATCCAGTTCCTGCCACTCTtcccaggtgaagtccacagccacatcctcaaatgacACCAACCCCTGGAATGGCACATTTTGCTCAACTCAAGTCATCAGCCATTGATCacaaaacagaaatcttggagttcacaattctctgtgtgtgtgtcatatGTATTTTACATTAGATGCAGCTTCTTTGTACTTCATAtggtggaagaaataaaaaataacagcagtAATATTCTGCCACTGTTACAATTTGttaattgcaaaaagaaaaaaaacactattaCAAAACTTACCACAATCCTTGTTGCTATGGATAAAAGTATGAACAAAATTCTGCTTCTCCAAAGAAGCTTAGCATAAGGTATTTTACATACCTGGAATAATGTGTCAGAAGAATTAATTTAGACCCAAGATCAATACAAACTAGGgttagaaagaatgagaaaaaacagaactattttgttttcagtttgcaCTCCACTGAAATACCAAAGATGTTTACCTCTTCTATGCAAACCACGTGTTCTCATGAGtatgagaaaagaacaaaggttCAGTTGCAAGAGCACAAACAACACACACCACATGACTGGTACTACTGATGAGATAACCACAATTTGACCTTAATGAAATGGCAAAAAAAGTTATGCACtcattgttgatttttaattacttataaaTTAAAAGCATGTAATAAACATCTCCAAATTTTCTTCCTACATGCAAAAAGATTGCTTGTGTTTACCCAGGGAGCATACTGCCACTTCTCCAGCCACACAGTGTAAATAATGAGTTCCTGTAAGAACAGGTAAGTTACATGTacagatttacatttttatagtcaTCCTCTAGAAAGAGAGTGGAGAAGGTGCTGAAGGGAGAGtcagagatgaagaaaacagGGTAAAAGATGACCATCTATATCAGGACCCAGAGCAGTAAGCACACAAAATATGAAACTAAccctttaaaagagaaaaagtaaaagtaaaagcagaaacagaatgtggtcttaatttgctgtatagggaataaaaataattgttttacaaCCAGTCTATCTAAAGGAGTGCAGCTTGTTAGGTACTGGCAACATAcagtaaaatttggaaaatggaataatataattGGAAAAAGTAACACACACTTGGActcattatatttgaaatatctaTAGAAAGGCCCAAATGGCAATTGAATATATAATTCCAGAGAGATCTAAGCTGAAGATAAAAATTTGGGAAGTATCAGAATTTCAATTGTACCTTTGGTTATCAGAGTTAATAAACTTATCAGATTGAacaatactactactaataaaaaaaaaagcagaagcacAGAACCTGTGAAAACACTAATATTTAAAGATAGTAAGAGAGAAATAGACTgtgaaaaccagaaaagaatTTTCTGAGTTTATTCTATGAAAACAGGAAAGCTCAGTATTAAGAAGACTACCAATATAATTCATAACTTTCATAGTTATATGAAGCAAAATTCTTTGATCATCTACATAGACATTAAGAAGAtgattttagaaatacatttcaggtttctatttctgCACATAAAAAGCCTGAAAATCATCACTTGATCAAAACAATTATAATGCTGAAGAGACTGAAAGATCAATATCTCTTCTTGGAACTGTAAGAGAGAAAAGGACACAGGTCAGACCACTGCCCACAAGATTAGAGACAGGTAAACATACAGTGTTGTAGCTTATAGGTGCAGAGACTTACTACTGGAAACAGTCATACGAGCCAGTGTCAGAGCAGGAAAATCTGAACTGTGATTGAAAAATTGCTCAGGACTCAGTGTAGACATCTCTGAGGGTTAAAAACTCCAGGAGGACCCAGTCATAGgcagatgtattagtccatttgcattgtttataacaaaattcttgaaactgtctcttttataaagaaaaatgaaatttattgctaaagtttctgaggctggggagtccaaagtccttctggtggtggtgacagtgaaaaTTGTcccacactgcaagatggtggaagcagagcagggagagtgagtgagtgatggagggagagagggagactaTAGAACATTTCTGCTACGGTCTGAACGTTGTACCTCCTCCCCTCAAATcaacatgttgaaacctaatttccAATGCACTAGATTTAAGAAGTGGGCCCTTGGGCAGGATGCTAAGATGAtcaaaaagggaattaaaaaaaatctaaataattagCTTAGGGCTCAAATGTATGATGTAGGCAGCATTCAACAAAGAATGGACATTGTAAGCAGAGAGACAAAAATTATGTACAACAAACAatcaaaccaaaaccaaaatcacAGATCAAAAATACTGTAACAGAAAGGAAGAGTGTCTTTGATGGGATTATGAATAGACTGAACACAGcttagaaaaaaatctcagattaAGGATACATCAATAGAAACTCCAAAAACTAAtaaccaaagggaaaaaagatggaaaggtagAGAACATAATATCAAAGGACTGCGGCAAAACTTCAAAAGATGTACGAGTAATGAGAATACCAGAAAaggggggggagagaaa of Cynocephalus volans isolate mCynVol1 chromosome 4, mCynVol1.pri, whole genome shotgun sequence contains these proteins:
- the LOC134374583 gene encoding LOW QUALITY PROTEIN: zinc finger protein 845-like (The sequence of the model RefSeq protein was modified relative to this genomic sequence to represent the inferred CDS: inserted 2 bases in 1 codon), which encodes MSSHMENFGPQIFLLCGFPGISCVPEYSVHFQEQQKMNKSYGLVSFEDVAVDFTWEEWQELDDAQRTLYRDVMLETYSNLVLLGCYITKPNVIFKSEQEAEAWMVENAPNQSLQDLHIVNNQIEKSQENHSKYLWQVLITDSKTSTEERVKLEKTFNLSSNCTSNLIINSENSSEINIEKFNVCKYALPPRNPDKTHAGETPDDQNKTGKSHTHCEHLSQNNKIQVGQYPFEYSKPGKAFNTEPILLAHKKLHLGETTCKYNECGKAFYNSALLDQEITQVLRKTFQCDVCGKVFYKKSELTKHQQIHTAEKSYKCKEYDKSFMKKLSLTVHKWTHTGEKLYTCNDCGKTFHQNSLFRSRQRTYTGAKPYECTECRKSFSHNSAHHRHKRIYAGERSYECDECGKTFYRKSDLSKHQRIHTGERPYKCSECGKTFYYKSHLSRHQRIHTGERPYKCNECGKTFYQKSNLSMHQVIHTKEKPYECNECGKTFPLKSLLSIHQRIHTGEKPYECNECGKAFHRKSILSTHRRIHTDEKPYECKVCSKSFFYKSHLNRHKRIHTGESRYECNECGKTFPCKSNLCAHQRTHTGEKXYECKECRKSYFYKSHLNRHKRIHSGESPYKCNECGKTFHQKSILSMHQVIHTNEKPYECNQCGKAFSLKSVLSIHQRIHIRGKLYECNECGKAFHRKSDLSKHQRIHTGERPYKCSECGKTFYYKSHLSRHQRIHTGERPYKCNECGKTFYQKSNLSMHQVIHTKEKPYECNECGKTFLLKSILSIHQRIHTGEKPYECNECGKAFHRRSVLSTHQRIHTGEKPYDCKERGKSFFYKSHLNRPKRIHTGESRYECNECGKTFYRKSDLSKHQRIHTGERPYKCSECGKTFYYKSHLSRHQRIHTGERPYKCNECGKTFYQKSNLSMHQVIHTKEKPYECNECGKTFPLKSVLSIHQRIHTGEKPYECNECGKTFHHKSILSTHQRIHTGEKPYECNECGKAFHRKSILSTHRRIHTGEKPYECKVCSKSFFYKSHLNRHKRIHTEESRYECNECGKTFPCKSNLCAHQRTHTGEKLYECKECRKSYFYKSHLNRHKRIHTGERPYKCNECGKTFYQKSNLSMHQVIHTKEKPYECNECGKTFPLKSVLSIHQRIHTGEKPYECNECGKAFHHKSILSTHRRIHTGEKPYDCKECSKSFFYKSHLNRHKRIHTEESRYECNECGKTFPCKSNLSVHQRTHTGEKPYECKKCRKFFYYKSHLNRHKKIHR